A stretch of Syntrophorhabdaceae bacterium DNA encodes these proteins:
- a CDS encoding FAD-dependent oxidoreductase — MLDYDVIIVGGGPAGLTAGIYLGRAKYRVLLLEKEQFGGQLKNVERIENYPGFAEGIGGPQLAAAMVDQAIRCGVELEQGEVTGIESFTSCRSVFCANGKSFTSLAIILAGGSHSKPLAVPGEQAFQRKGIIHCALCDGGQFADGVVAVCGGGDAGVTEALYLTKLASRVIIIEALPGLTATAVLQKRARANPKIEIRCGERVREIKGGQSVGEIVVTHHETGKEQSLAVDGVLVHVGIEPNTEYLDGTVPLDERGQILVGSQLETELSYVYAAGDIRAGSPWQVASAVGDGATAAIALQRMLQMSDAR; from the coding sequence GGCGGGGGGCCAGCGGGACTAACGGCTGGCATCTACCTCGGCCGTGCAAAATATCGGGTACTTCTCTTGGAAAAAGAGCAGTTCGGCGGACAACTAAAAAACGTAGAACGGATTGAGAACTATCCTGGCTTCGCCGAAGGCATCGGTGGGCCGCAACTTGCGGCGGCCATGGTTGATCAGGCTATTCGATGCGGCGTGGAACTCGAGCAAGGCGAGGTGACCGGCATCGAATCCTTTACGAGTTGTCGATCCGTCTTCTGTGCCAATGGAAAAAGTTTTACATCCCTTGCGATCATCCTGGCCGGTGGTTCCCATTCAAAGCCGCTCGCCGTGCCCGGTGAACAAGCTTTCCAAAGAAAAGGGATCATTCATTGTGCGCTTTGTGATGGGGGCCAATTTGCTGATGGAGTGGTTGCCGTGTGCGGGGGAGGGGACGCCGGGGTCACGGAGGCGTTGTATCTTACAAAACTTGCGTCCAGAGTCATCATCATCGAGGCACTCCCGGGCCTCACTGCGACCGCAGTTCTTCAGAAACGAGCCAGGGCCAATCCTAAAATCGAAATTCGATGCGGCGAGAGGGTCAGGGAAATTAAGGGCGGCCAGAGCGTCGGAGAAATAGTGGTAACCCACCATGAGACGGGCAAGGAACAGAGCCTCGCCGTTGATGGGGTCCTTGTCCATGTGGGGATCGAACCGAACACGGAATATCTCGATGGAACGGTCCCGCTCGACGAACGGGGACAGATACTGGTAGGAAGCCAGCTGGAGACCGAATTGTCTTACGTGTACGCGGCCGGTGACATCAGGGCCGGTTCGCCATGGCAGGTGGCCTCCGCCGTTGGAGATGGCGCAACGGCTGCCATCGCGCTACAACGTATGCTGCAGATGAGCGATGCCCGTTAG